A window from Tenacibaculum singaporense encodes these proteins:
- the gpmI gene encoding 2,3-bisphosphoglycerate-independent phosphoglycerate mutase, whose protein sequence is MNKKVILMILDGWGITQDPKVSAIYNAKTPFINSLYDKFPHAQLRTDGEHVGLPVGQMGNSEVGHMNLGAGRIVYQNLAKINKAVEEGTLAQEKELLNAFEYAKTNNKNIHFLGLVSNGGIHSHIDHLKGLLSAANNFGLDNVYLHAFTDGRDCDPKSGKYFINDIQEYMQETTGELATITGRYYAMDRDNRWERVQLAYEALVNGKGTFSSDAPASIQQSYDSGVTDEFIKPIIMVDENNQPKTTIKEDDVVIFFNFRTDRGRQLTEALSQKDFPEFNIKKLPLYFVTMTSYDDTFKNIHVIYDGKNIENTLGEVLESAGKTQIRIAETEKYPHVTFFFSGGREEEFTGEKRLLCPSPKVATYDLKPEMSAYEIRDAIVPELQSGNVDFVCLNFANGDMVGHTGVFEAAVKACEAVDNCVEDVVTTALNNDYTTILIADHGNCETMINPDGTPHTAHTTNPVPMILIDKELKSIKSGILGDVAPTILKLMGIEQPKEMTQHSLI, encoded by the coding sequence ATGAACAAAAAAGTAATTTTAATGATTTTGGATGGATGGGGAATTACCCAAGATCCAAAAGTATCGGCAATATACAACGCAAAAACTCCATTTATAAATTCGTTATACGATAAATTTCCACATGCACAATTAAGAACCGATGGAGAACATGTTGGTTTACCAGTAGGACAAATGGGAAATTCTGAAGTCGGACATATGAATTTAGGTGCTGGTAGAATTGTATATCAGAATTTAGCCAAAATTAACAAAGCTGTAGAAGAAGGGACTTTAGCACAAGAAAAGGAACTTCTAAACGCTTTTGAATATGCAAAAACAAACAATAAAAATATCCATTTTTTAGGATTGGTTTCTAATGGAGGAATTCATTCTCATATTGATCATCTAAAAGGTTTACTATCTGCAGCTAACAATTTTGGTTTAGATAATGTATATCTCCACGCTTTTACTGACGGTCGTGATTGTGATCCAAAATCAGGAAAGTACTTCATCAACGATATTCAAGAATACATGCAAGAAACTACGGGTGAATTGGCAACAATTACTGGTCGTTACTATGCAATGGATCGTGATAACCGTTGGGAACGTGTGCAACTTGCTTACGAAGCTTTAGTAAACGGAAAAGGAACTTTTTCTTCGGATGCTCCAGCTAGTATTCAACAAAGCTATGATTCTGGTGTTACTGACGAATTCATCAAGCCTATAATTATGGTTGATGAAAACAACCAACCAAAAACTACAATTAAAGAAGACGACGTTGTTATTTTCTTCAATTTTAGAACCGATAGAGGTCGTCAGTTAACCGAAGCTTTAAGTCAAAAAGATTTTCCTGAATTCAACATAAAAAAACTACCGTTATATTTTGTTACCATGACAAGCTATGACGATACTTTTAAAAACATCCATGTTATTTACGATGGAAAGAACATTGAAAACACTTTGGGTGAAGTATTAGAATCAGCTGGAAAAACACAAATTAGAATTGCTGAGACAGAAAAGTATCCACACGTAACTTTCTTTTTTTCTGGTGGAAGAGAAGAGGAATTTACAGGAGAAAAACGTTTGCTATGTCCATCTCCAAAAGTAGCTACCTACGATTTAAAACCTGAAATGAGTGCTTATGAAATTCGCGACGCTATTGTTCCTGAACTACAAAGCGGTAATGTTGATTTTGTATGTTTAAACTTTGCTAATGGTGATATGGTTGGTCATACCGGTGTTTTTGAAGCTGCTGTTAAAGCTTGTGAAGCAGTTGACAATTGTGTTGAAGACGTAGTAACAACTGCGTTAAATAATGACTATACCACTATTTTAATTGCAGATCATGGAAACTGTGAAACAATGATTAACCCAGATGGAACACCGCATACAGCGCACACCACCAATCCTGTCCCTATGATTTTAATTGACAAGGAGTTAAAATCAATAAAAAGTGGTATTTTAGGCGACGTTGCTCCAACCATTTTAAAATTAATGGGTATTGAGCAACCTAAAGAAATGACACAACATTCGCTTATTTAA
- a CDS encoding rhodanese-like domain-containing protein, with protein MSNEIQEYLAKGAVVLDVRTLAEWNEGHSEGAKHIVLATIPTNVEEIKSWEKPVIAVCRSGGRSGQAAEFLQSHGVDVINGGPWQNVDQYLVK; from the coding sequence ATGAGTAACGAAATACAGGAATATTTAGCTAAAGGAGCAGTTGTTTTAGATGTAAGAACTTTAGCGGAATGGAATGAAGGGCATAGCGAAGGAGCTAAGCATATTGTTTTAGCTACGATTCCTACAAATGTAGAGGAAATTAAATCGTGGGAGAAGCCAGTAATTGCAGTATGTAGAAGTGGTGGTAGAAGCGGGCAAGCAGCAGAGTTTTTACAAAGCCATGGGGTAGATGTAATTAACGGAGGACCTTGGCAAAATGTTGATCAATATTTAGTAAAGTAA
- a CDS encoding MerR family transcriptional regulator, with amino-acid sequence MNNIKSTFTIKDLENISGIKAHTIRIWEKRYNLLSPERTDTNIRYYSSENLQKLLNVVLLNKNNIKISKIAEMSDDTIVLKARELAFKMAVNDEAINSFKLAMFQFDKTLFNNAYNRLLKRKTFREIFKDVFVPFLNHIGLLWQTDTLLPAHEHFISNLIVQKIQINIEKLEYSNKDSEVSYVLFLPENEIHELGLMYLNYELILRGYNTIYLGQSLPLDNLDYFFKSKTKVCFITSMTVQPYDDKVEEYFSEIEEVLKNTNHELIAIGNKAMTVDNVDFKAKITVYSSLKVFLNQF; translated from the coding sequence TTGAACAATATAAAATCTACATTCACGATTAAAGACCTTGAAAATATTTCAGGAATAAAAGCTCATACGATACGAATTTGGGAAAAGCGCTATAATTTGTTATCGCCAGAGAGAACGGATACCAATATTCGTTATTATTCTTCTGAGAATTTACAAAAGTTGCTGAATGTTGTACTGTTGAACAAAAACAATATTAAGATTTCTAAAATAGCGGAGATGTCTGATGATACAATTGTTTTAAAAGCCAGAGAACTAGCTTTTAAGATGGCTGTAAATGATGAGGCAATAAATTCTTTTAAGTTGGCAATGTTTCAGTTTGATAAAACATTATTCAACAATGCTTATAATAGATTGCTTAAAAGAAAAACGTTTAGAGAGATTTTTAAGGATGTTTTTGTACCTTTTTTAAATCATATAGGTTTGTTGTGGCAAACAGATACATTGTTGCCTGCTCATGAGCACTTTATTTCTAACTTAATAGTGCAGAAAATTCAAATTAATATAGAGAAATTAGAGTATTCTAATAAAGATTCAGAAGTGAGTTATGTGTTGTTTTTGCCTGAAAATGAAATTCATGAACTAGGGTTAATGTATTTGAATTATGAGCTTATATTAAGAGGGTATAACACAATTTATTTAGGGCAAAGCTTACCTTTAGATAACTTAGATTACTTTTTTAAAAGCAAAACAAAAGTTTGTTTCATTACTTCCATGACTGTCCAGCCATATGATGATAAGGTAGAGGAATATTTTTCAGAAATTGAAGAGGTGCTTAAAAATACAAATCACGAATTGATAGCAATAGGGAATAAAGCTATGACAGTTGATAATGTTGATTTTAAAGCGAAAATAACAGTGTATTCTTCATTAAAAGTATTCCTAAATCAATTCTAA
- a CDS encoding fasciclin domain-containing protein: protein MKVKNLTSVLFLGLFLSFGLLTSCSDDDDPVVEKPKTIVDVAVADSNLSILVSALQKADLVSALQAEGSFTVFAPTNTAFQALLDSNDSWSSLDDIPVETLKSVLLFHVITGEVKAADLSNTYVKTLSTGPNDEMLSLQVEVDGAVEFNGDSKPIATDIMASNGVIHTIDKVMLPANVVTLALNNSGFTSLVAALTDDRHTTDFVSLLNQDGPYTIFAPTNDAFQALLDSNDSWNSLADIPIGTIEAVLKYHVFAGGNVQSDELSDNQEITMFDGNMVTVDLSSGAKLDTSSGQSVVISLTDVQGTNGVIHVVDSVLLP from the coding sequence ATGAAAGTAAAGAATTTAACCTCTGTGTTGTTTTTGGGACTGTTTTTAAGTTTTGGTTTGTTAACATCGTGTAGCGATGATGACGATCCAGTGGTAGAAAAGCCCAAAACTATAGTTGATGTGGCAGTTGCAGATTCCAATTTAAGTATTCTTGTGTCTGCTTTACAAAAAGCTGATTTAGTATCGGCGTTACAAGCCGAAGGGTCTTTTACAGTTTTTGCGCCTACAAATACAGCGTTTCAAGCGTTGTTAGATAGTAATGACTCATGGAGTTCTCTAGATGATATTCCAGTAGAAACATTAAAGTCTGTGTTGTTATTTCACGTGATAACTGGAGAGGTAAAAGCAGCCGATTTATCCAATACCTATGTAAAAACGTTGTCTACAGGTCCAAACGATGAAATGTTGTCATTACAAGTGGAAGTTGATGGAGCAGTAGAATTTAATGGAGATTCAAAACCAATTGCAACAGATATTATGGCTTCAAATGGGGTTATACATACCATAGATAAAGTAATGTTGCCAGCTAATGTGGTGACTTTAGCATTGAACAATAGTGGTTTTACCTCTTTGGTTGCAGCTTTGACAGATGATCGTCATACTACTGATTTTGTTTCTTTATTAAATCAAGATGGGCCTTATACAATCTTTGCTCCGACTAATGACGCTTTTCAAGCACTGTTGGATAGTAACGATTCTTGGAATTCGTTAGCAGATATTCCAATAGGAACTATAGAAGCGGTATTAAAATATCATGTGTTTGCGGGAGGAAATGTACAGTCAGATGAATTGAGTGATAACCAAGAAATCACAATGTTTGATGGTAATATGGTTACAGTTGATTTATCAAGTGGAGCAAAATTAGATACAAGTTCAGGACAGTCTGTTGTAATTTCATTGACTGATGTACAAGGAACGAATGGAGTAATTCATGTAGTAGATAGTGTTCTTTTACCTTAG
- a CDS encoding phytoene desaturase family protein, giving the protein MKKKVYIIGSGFSSLSASCYLAKAGYEVTVLEKNATIGGRARQLLREGFTFDIGPTWYWMPDVFEKFFGDFGKKPSGYYELERLSPAYEVYFGEKDSIVIPGTLDEIYEVFEKEEKGSSKHLKSFLKSAKYNYDVSINDLVYKPGISPLELVTPVTMGKIFQFFSTIRHEVRKKIKSKKLIQILEFPVLFLGAKPSNTPAFYNFMNYADFGLGTWHPKGGMYKVIEAMNTLATSLGVKFQTNANVEEIVVNDRGETVGVAVDGKLMESDVVLSGADYHHTETLLPKYLRQYSESYWDKKTFAPSSLLFYVGFDKKLKNVCHHTLFFDTDFDVHAKTIYDVPSWPKEPLFYASFPSITDGSFAPNGKEAATFLIPLAPGIEDTPELRERYFDVIIDRLERLTNQSVKEHVLFKESFCVNDFVKEYNSYKGNAYGLANILTQTAFLRPKIKSKKVKNLFFTGQLTVPGPGVPPSLISGKIASDLILKTYKDETIV; this is encoded by the coding sequence TTGAAAAAAAAAGTATACATAATAGGTTCAGGATTCTCTTCTTTGTCGGCATCATGTTATTTAGCCAAGGCTGGGTATGAAGTAACTGTGTTAGAAAAAAATGCTACTATTGGTGGGAGAGCAAGACAATTATTGAGAGAAGGGTTTACTTTTGATATAGGTCCTACCTGGTATTGGATGCCAGATGTTTTTGAAAAGTTTTTCGGAGATTTTGGTAAAAAGCCATCAGGTTACTACGAGCTGGAAAGATTGAGTCCTGCTTATGAAGTGTACTTTGGAGAAAAAGATTCAATAGTAATTCCAGGAACATTAGATGAGATTTATGAGGTTTTTGAAAAAGAAGAAAAAGGAAGTTCAAAACACCTGAAATCTTTTTTAAAATCGGCAAAATATAATTATGATGTTTCTATAAACGATCTGGTGTATAAACCAGGGATTTCTCCTTTAGAGCTGGTTACTCCCGTTACTATGGGGAAAATATTTCAGTTTTTTTCTACTATTCGACACGAGGTAAGAAAGAAAATTAAAAGTAAAAAACTTATTCAAATTTTAGAATTTCCAGTGTTGTTTCTGGGGGCAAAACCAAGTAACACTCCAGCGTTTTACAATTTTATGAATTATGCCGATTTCGGCTTAGGTACATGGCATCCAAAAGGAGGAATGTATAAAGTAATTGAGGCTATGAATACCCTAGCTACGAGCTTAGGTGTGAAATTTCAAACTAATGCAAATGTTGAAGAAATTGTAGTAAACGATAGAGGCGAAACAGTTGGAGTTGCGGTTGATGGAAAATTAATGGAATCTGATGTAGTGTTAAGTGGAGCAGATTATCATCATACAGAAACTTTATTGCCTAAATATCTAAGACAATATTCAGAAAGTTATTGGGATAAAAAAACATTTGCACCATCATCATTACTCTTTTATGTAGGGTTTGATAAGAAATTAAAAAATGTATGTCATCACACATTATTTTTTGACACAGATTTTGATGTGCATGCAAAAACAATATATGATGTTCCCAGTTGGCCTAAAGAACCTCTGTTTTATGCGAGCTTTCCCTCAATTACAGATGGTTCTTTTGCGCCAAACGGAAAAGAAGCTGCTACTTTTTTAATACCATTAGCACCTGGTATAGAAGATACTCCAGAGCTAAGAGAGCGCTATTTCGATGTTATAATAGACAGGTTAGAAAGATTAACAAATCAATCAGTAAAAGAACATGTATTGTTTAAAGAAAGCTTTTGTGTAAATGACTTTGTTAAGGAATACAACTCTTACAAAGGCAATGCATACGGATTGGCAAACATTTTAACACAAACAGCATTTTTAAGACCTAAGATAAAAAGTAAAAAAGTAAAGAATTTATTTTTTACAGGACAATTAACGGTGCCAGGACCAGGAGTTCCTCCGTCTTTAATTTCAGGAAAAATAGCTTCAGATTTAATTTTAAAAACGTACAAAGATGAAACAATTGTTTGA
- a CDS encoding M48 family metalloprotease has product MKIKGGLKTRLLIGIAIVAFAYLRKCSQQEVNPYTGKTQAVSLSPEQEIAIGLQQAPIMTQQHGGLYPNENAQVLVDKVGAKLVNNTVAKKSGYQFDFHLLRDEKTINAFALPGGQIFITHALFTQLKNEDQLAGVLGHEIGHVLGKHSNERITDANFWKLLTMGASVGADLGELANSIGQQTLLKNGRGDELESDELGVKLMIDAGYNPENLIGVMEILKAAAGPNRVPEFQSTHPDPENRIEKIKEAIRKYKK; this is encoded by the coding sequence ATGAAAATTAAAGGAGGCTTAAAAACTCGTTTACTTATAGGTATCGCCATCGTTGCTTTTGCCTATTTACGTAAATGCAGTCAACAAGAGGTAAACCCTTATACAGGAAAAACACAAGCAGTTAGCTTATCTCCAGAACAAGAAATTGCTATCGGACTACAACAAGCCCCCATAATGACTCAACAACACGGAGGTTTATACCCTAACGAAAATGCTCAAGTACTTGTAGATAAAGTAGGTGCAAAGCTCGTAAACAACACGGTAGCTAAAAAATCAGGTTATCAATTTGATTTTCATTTATTAAGAGATGAAAAAACAATCAATGCTTTTGCCTTACCTGGAGGGCAAATTTTTATAACTCATGCTTTATTCACTCAATTAAAAAACGAAGATCAACTAGCAGGTGTACTAGGCCATGAAATAGGACATGTCTTAGGAAAACATTCTAACGAACGAATTACCGATGCCAATTTTTGGAAACTTTTAACCATGGGAGCTTCTGTCGGTGCTGATTTAGGAGAACTAGCGAATAGTATTGGACAACAAACTTTGTTAAAAAACGGTCGTGGTGATGAGTTAGAAAGTGATGAATTAGGTGTTAAATTAATGATTGATGCGGGGTATAATCCTGAAAACTTAATTGGCGTAATGGAAATTTTAAAAGCTGCAGCTGGTCCAAATAGAGTTCCTGAATTTCAAAGTACCCACCCTGATCCTGAAAATAGAATTGAAAAAATTAAAGAAGCTATACGTAAATACAAAAAATAA
- a CDS encoding aromatic amino acid hydroxylase, translated as MEPHFELNEVTKKLPKHLHKFVVKQPYDEYTAQNQAVWRYVMRMNVDYLGKVAHASYLDGLKKTGISVEKIPHMQGMNRILKEIGWAAVSVDGFIPPNAFMEFQAYNVLVIASDMRTIDHIEYTPAPDIIHEAAGHAPIIANPEYAEYLRRFGEIGAKAISSAKDYEMYEAIRLLSILKEDPNSTQKDIDEAQEKVEWLQDNMGELSEMAQIRNLHWWTVEYGLIGTLENPKIYGAGLLSSIGESKWCMKDEVEKVPYSLDAANVSFDITKPQPQLFVTPDFAHLSLVLEQFANKMAIRTGGLKGIEKLIDSKNLGTIELSTGIQVSGVFTNVITDENNKAIYVQTTGPTALANRDKELIGHGTNYHAEGFGSPIGKLKGINIPIENMSPRDLKAYGIYEGEQVTLEFEGGVKVVGEVITGTRDLRGRILLISFKNCTVTHGDTLLFHPDWGVYDMAVGIEVVSAFAGPADVASFGDVGKVSETKTHKIQYSDSDRKLYSLYDRVRELREGGTVSEEDIKEIFTEVKSNYKNDWLLSLELLELATLNNFSIKGALREYLEEMKSNKSYTTLIENGLLLLENYQEV; from the coding sequence ATGGAGCCTCACTTTGAGTTAAACGAAGTTACTAAGAAGTTACCCAAACATTTACATAAATTTGTGGTAAAACAACCGTATGATGAATATACTGCTCAAAACCAGGCAGTATGGCGCTATGTGATGCGTATGAATGTAGATTATTTAGGAAAAGTAGCGCATGCTTCGTACTTAGATGGATTGAAAAAGACAGGTATTTCCGTTGAGAAAATTCCTCACATGCAAGGAATGAACCGTATTTTAAAAGAAATAGGTTGGGCAGCAGTATCTGTTGATGGGTTTATACCACCGAATGCTTTTATGGAATTTCAAGCGTACAATGTGTTAGTGATTGCATCTGACATGCGTACGATAGATCATATAGAATATACTCCTGCACCAGATATCATTCATGAAGCGGCAGGTCATGCGCCAATTATAGCAAATCCAGAATATGCTGAATATTTACGTCGTTTTGGAGAAATTGGAGCAAAGGCGATTTCTTCAGCAAAAGATTACGAAATGTATGAAGCTATTCGTTTGTTATCTATTTTAAAAGAAGACCCTAATTCTACTCAAAAAGATATTGATGAAGCACAAGAAAAAGTAGAGTGGCTACAAGATAACATGGGAGAGCTTTCAGAAATGGCTCAAATTAGAAATTTACACTGGTGGACAGTGGAGTATGGATTGATAGGAACCCTTGAAAATCCAAAAATTTATGGCGCAGGGTTATTGTCTTCTATTGGAGAGAGTAAATGGTGTATGAAAGATGAAGTAGAAAAGGTTCCTTATTCTTTAGATGCTGCAAATGTGAGTTTTGATATTACAAAACCTCAACCTCAGTTGTTTGTTACTCCAGATTTTGCTCATTTAAGTTTAGTGTTGGAGCAGTTTGCTAATAAAATGGCAATACGAACTGGAGGATTAAAAGGAATAGAAAAATTGATAGATTCTAAAAATTTAGGCACTATCGAGTTGAGTACAGGTATTCAAGTGTCAGGGGTTTTTACCAATGTAATAACTGATGAGAATAATAAAGCCATTTATGTACAAACAACAGGTCCTACTGCGTTAGCAAATAGAGATAAAGAATTAATAGGTCATGGAACAAATTATCATGCAGAAGGTTTTGGAAGTCCGATAGGAAAGTTAAAAGGGATTAATATTCCAATAGAGAATATGAGTCCGCGTGATTTGAAAGCTTATGGGATTTATGAAGGAGAACAGGTTACGTTAGAGTTTGAAGGTGGAGTAAAAGTAGTAGGAGAAGTAATTACAGGAACAAGGGATTTAAGAGGTAGGATTTTACTAATTTCTTTTAAAAACTGTACAGTAACTCATGGAGACACGTTGTTATTTCACCCAGATTGGGGAGTATACGATATGGCTGTGGGTATAGAAGTGGTGTCTGCTTTTGCTGGTCCTGCTGATGTGGCTTCATTTGGAGATGTAGGAAAAGTATCGGAAACCAAAACGCACAAAATTCAATATTCTGACTCAGATAGAAAGTTGTATAGTTTATATGACAGAGTAAGAGAACTAAGGGAAGGTGGCACGGTTTCTGAGGAAGACATTAAGGAAATTTTTACAGAAGTAAAATCAAATTATAAAAACGATTGGTTGTTGTCGTTAGAGCTGTTAGAATTGGCAACACTAAACAATTTTTCAATAAAAGGAGCGTTACGTGAATATCTTGAAGAAATGAAAAGTAACAAGAGTTACACTACGTTAATTGAAAACGGTTTACTTTTGTTGGAAAATTACCAAGAAGTATAA
- a CDS encoding GSCFA domain-containing protein: protein MNLQTQIPLTKQKHNLINYQSKLLLLGSCFSENIGDKLNYYKFQSKQNPFGILFHPKAIENLITKALNKEEYTDKDVFFHNERWHSFEAHSSLSVINKNELLNSLNLSIQQTFEQLQNTTHLIITLGTVWVYREIASDNLVANCHKVPQKKFLKELLSVHEISESLEAINSLVKSVNKNIPVIYTLSPVRHLKDGFTENQRSKAHLLSAIHEVVEPRNAIYYFPSYEIMMDELRDYRFYNEDMIHPNKTAVNYIWEKFKQVWITEDSYKTMQQVETIQRGLNHKPFNSESEAHQIFLKKLQQKKETLLQAFPFMNF, encoded by the coding sequence ATGAATCTTCAGACGCAAATACCACTTACGAAGCAAAAGCATAATCTAATTAATTATCAGTCAAAACTACTTTTGCTTGGTTCTTGTTTTTCTGAAAATATTGGTGACAAACTTAACTACTACAAGTTTCAATCAAAACAAAACCCTTTTGGTATTTTATTCCACCCTAAAGCTATTGAAAATTTAATTACAAAAGCATTAAACAAAGAAGAATATACCGACAAAGATGTTTTTTTTCACAATGAACGATGGCACTCTTTTGAAGCACATTCAAGTTTAAGCGTTATAAATAAAAATGAATTATTAAACAGCTTAAATTTATCCATACAACAAACTTTTGAGCAACTACAAAACACCACACATCTTATCATTACACTAGGTACAGTATGGGTATATAGAGAAATTGCCTCGGATAACCTTGTAGCCAATTGCCATAAAGTTCCTCAGAAAAAATTTTTAAAGGAATTATTAAGCGTTCATGAAATTTCTGAAAGCTTAGAAGCTATTAACTCTCTTGTTAAGTCAGTAAATAAAAACATTCCAGTTATTTATACGTTATCTCCTGTACGGCATTTAAAAGATGGTTTTACAGAAAACCAACGTAGTAAAGCACACTTACTTTCAGCTATTCATGAAGTAGTAGAACCGAGAAATGCTATTTACTATTTTCCTTCATATGAAATTATGATGGATGAATTACGTGATTATCGTTTTTATAATGAGGATATGATTCACCCAAATAAAACTGCTGTGAATTACATATGGGAAAAATTTAAACAGGTTTGGATTACAGAAGATTCATACAAAACGATGCAGCAAGTTGAAACCATTCAAAGAGGATTAAACCACAAACCTTTTAACTCAGAATCTGAAGCTCATCAAATATTTTTGAAAAAACTACAACAAAAAAAGGAAACACTTTTACAAGCATTTCCTTTTATGAATTTTTAA